TCTCGATTCAACGGCTCCGGCGTAAAGGTGCGCCGGGCCGGCACCATCTGTTTGACCCGGTCGAAAGACGGCAGCATCCCCAGTCCCACGGCACAGGCCAGGGCCGCACCGGCCGCACCGACATCCTGGGGATTGTCGATGGTTTCGATATGCCGGCCGGTGACGTCGGCCATCATCTGGCACCAGACGTCGGATTTGGCGCCGCCGCCCACGAACCGGATGGTTTCGCGGCGGGGGATCTTTCTTTCTACGGCCTCCAGCATCCATCGTTTATGAAAGGCCACGCCTTCCATCACGGCCCTGACCAGCATGCGCTTGCCGGTGGACAGACCGAGGTTGAAAAACATCCCGCGCGCATGGGCGTCTTCCCGCGGTGCCCGGTTGCCGTGCAGCCAGGGGGTGAAGATCACGCCGCCCGATCCGGACGGGGTCTCGGCCGCGACCTGATTGAGCAGTTCGTACAACCGATCGGTCTCTGCCTGCGCATCCGCGCTGCCCGCTTTTTCCTTGAGATAGACGCCGATCTCGTCGCGGGCCAGATGGTCGCGCACCCATTGCAAACAGGCGCCGGAGGTCTCCTGCTCGGCAACGTAATTGTAGCGATCAGGCATGGCCCCGCAAATCGCGGCAATGAAGTTGCCGATATCCACCATGCGTTTTTCCACATTGGCGGCCACCCATCCCGATGTGCCGATATAGATATGGGTGTCATAGGGTGCGGTGCAACCGGCGCCGATGGCAGTTAGAGTCACATCCCCGCCGCCCCCCACAACCGGTGTGCCTTCGGCCAGCCCCATCTCTTCGGCGGACGCTCGGGTCAGTCCGGCCACCAATGCGGCAGCGTCAACCACTTCGGGCAGGTGCTGCATATCCACGCCAAAGGTACGGCACAACCCCGGATGCCAGCCCTGGCGGCCCTTGCGGGTGTCATAGACAAAGGTCAGGTTGGCCGAATCGGCCGTCATGGCAAACCGACCGGTGGCGCGGTGGATCAGGTAGTCTTTCACATCCAGCCACTTGTGAACCTGCCGGAAGAGGTCCGGTTCGTTGTCGCGCACCCAGTGGTACTTCCACAGCGGATCCTTGGGGGTGGCGGCGAGTCCGCCGGTGACCAGCAGCGAGCGCAGCACCTTGACGCCGTTCCAGCCGCTGATGCGAAACAGACCGTGGCACAGGTTCCTGCGGTGCTGGGCCACGGCCCTGCCGTCCATATAAATCATGGGATTGCGAA
This window of the uncultured Desulfosarcina sp. genome carries:
- a CDS encoding FGGY-family carbohydrate kinase, producing the protein MDNAMQPPHFIMAHDVGTTGSKTCLYRIDERLEQVDACLAEYPLTMTADGGAEQAADDWWTAICQSSRRILANTGIPAESVAGIAFCCQMQGSVLVDRTGKALRNPMIYMDGRAVAQHRRNLCHGLFRISGWNGVKVLRSLLVTGGLAATPKDPLWKYHWVRDNEPDLFRQVHKWLDVKDYLIHRATGRFAMTADSANLTFVYDTRKGRQGWHPGLCRTFGVDMQHLPEVVDAAALVAGLTRASAEEMGLAEGTPVVGGGGDVTLTAIGAGCTAPYDTHIYIGTSGWVAANVEKRMVDIGNFIAAICGAMPDRYNYVAEQETSGACLQWVRDHLARDEIGVYLKEKAGSADAQAETDRLYELLNQVAAETPSGSGGVIFTPWLHGNRAPREDAHARGMFFNLGLSTGKRMLVRAVMEGVAFHKRWMLEAVERKIPRRETIRFVGGGAKSDVWCQMMADVTGRHIETIDNPQDVGAAGAALACAVGLGMLPSFDRVKQMVPARRTFTPEPLNRDVYDRQYAVFTQLYKNNRKAFAALNKQ